Proteins from one Triticum aestivum cultivar Chinese Spring chromosome 7A, IWGSC CS RefSeq v2.1, whole genome shotgun sequence genomic window:
- the LOC123151050 gene encoding pathogenesis-related protein 1 has protein sequence MASTNSWTHEIESPVAASRLFRAGVMDWHTLAPKLAPQIVASAHPVEGEGGIGSVRQFNFTSAMPFNLMKERLEFIDADKCECKSTIIEGGGIGTEIETATSHIKVEPTANGGSVVKVESTYKLLPGVEVKDEITKAKDSVTAIFKAAEAYLIANPDAYN, from the exons ATGGCCTCCACCAACAGCTGGACCCATGAGATTGAGTCGCCGGTCGCTGCATCGCGCCTCTTCCGTGCCGGCGTCATGGACTGGCACACCCTGGCCCCCAAGCTTGCGCCACAGATCGTCGCCAGTGCCCACCCCGTTGAAGGAGAAGGTGGCATCGGCAGTGTCAGGCAGTTCAACTTCACCTCAG CCATGCCCTTCAACCTCATGAAGGAGAGGCTCGAGTTCATTGACGCGGACAAGTGCGAGTGCAAGTCAACCATCATCGAGGGTGGTGGCATCGGCACGGAAATTGAGACGGCCACATCGCACATCAAGGTGGAGCCGACAGCTAATGGCGGGAGCGTGGTGAAGGTGGAATCAACATACAAGCTGCTGCCAGGCGTGGAGGTGAAGGATGAGATCACCAAGGCCAAGGACTCTGTCACGGCCATCTTCAAGGCCGCCGAGGCCTACCTTATCGCCAACCCGGATGCCTACAACTAA